The genomic stretch ATTATTGACAGGGACCCTTTTAATTATCCCTACACGTTTTGTGACAAAATAAATACCCCTCAACCAAGGCTGTGTATAAATATCAAACGTCATTCTGGAAATTACCCAGTGTTGGTAGCTAGGACATGTGCTTAAATTAGTGCCAGTCCGCATAGATAAGAGTGGAGTGAATTCTAGAACGTAGGGAGTCAATTGTAAATATTCCATCTTCAAGTCATGTGACGTGACCTTGATTTCACTAGTcgtgcttatttttatttttttttttgctgcccctttttttccccacagacacaTTCAAGATGCCTAAAGACCCGAGGAAACCAAAAGGCAAAATGTCTTCATACGCCTACTTTGTTCAGACATGTCGGGAAGAGCACAAGAAGAAGTACCCGGGCACCGGCGTCAACTTCGCAGAGTTCTCCAGGAAGTGCTCAGAGAGATGGAAGGTACCTCACACAGGCAGTATTGCGTGATGATTTATTCCCTAAGGGTGCACATCACACATTGCAGATGAACTATTCCAGGGTACCATTCTACTCAGGAAACTACTCAGGAAACAATGTGCATTCAAACATCGTGCAGTAAAGACACATTTGAGCAAAACAGACTAAtttgagaaatgagaaatgcaaagttgacattaatgaaatataatggTTCCGAATTAAAACGTGCTGATTGATTATTGATaggttttggtgtgtgtgtgggggggggtgcattaaAGTGAATGGATTGTTGTAAAAACAATGTGAATCTTTTGAGTATACATATTTGcttgaataattttatttgccAGTGTTTGTTACCAAACTTTGTGCTTTGCCGTTTTTAAGACCATGTCTGCCAAGGAAAAGGGCAAGTTTGAGGATTTGGCGAAGCAGGACAAGGTCCGTTACGACCGGGAGATGAAGACTTACACCCCACCGaaaggagagaagaagaagagaataAAGGATCCCAATGCTCCTAAGAGACCCCCGTACGTGGTTCTTCATTGGTTACTATTCAGGAACAGAGCTCCAGATCCATAGGTTTACAGCTGGTTACTGCCAACAAAAGGGCTTCAGCTAGGAGCGCACACTTTGAGTctttgaacaacaaaaacatattaatttttttttcctgtttgtggtagcaccagatttaaaaaaatcatccgTTTCCCTTTCAGGTCtgcattctttgttttttgtggcGAGCACCGCCCCAAAGTGAAAGGGGAGAATCCCTCCCTGACCATCGGAGAGATCGCCAAGAAGCTGGGCGAGAAGTGGAACGGCACGTCTCCGGAGGACAAGGTGCCGTTCGAGAAGAAAGCTGCCAAGCTGAAGGAGAAATATGACAAGGTAAGTTTAGCAGGGAGgctggagaaggggggggggggggggggggggtcgttgaGATTTGCGGTTTCACAGAAGCAGACGATTGGGGGTGACgaagctcaggag from Anguilla anguilla isolate fAngAng1 chromosome 12, fAngAng1.pri, whole genome shotgun sequence encodes the following:
- the LOC118208825 gene encoding high mobility group-T protein-like, translated to MPKDPRKPKGKMSSYAYFVQTCREEHKKKYPGTGVNFAEFSRKCSERWKTMSAKEKGKFEDLAKQDKVRYDREMKTYTPPKGEKKKRIKDPNAPKRPPSAFFVFCGEHRPKVKGENPSLTIGEIAKKLGEKWNGTSPEDKVPFEKKAAKLKEKYDKDLAAYRSGGRARPAGGKPSFAAAAKAKNMDDDDDDDDDDDDEEDDDDDDDDDE